In Halococcus salifodinae DSM 8989, one DNA window encodes the following:
- the ftsZ gene encoding cell division protein FtsZ: protein MDSIIEDAIDETPANDERDGRETPAGERERGTMTNEELAGVVDDLKTQITVVGCGGAGSNTVTRMDKEGIHGAKLVAANTDAQHLVEQVQADTKILMGRERTGGRGAGSVPKIGEEAARETLDDIRESIDGSDMVFVTAGLGGGTGTGAAPVVAQAAQEAGALTIAIATIPFTAEGERRRSNADAGLERLRAVSDTVIVVPNDRLLEYAPNLPLQDAFTICDRVLMRSVKGMTELITKPGLVNVDFADVRTVMENGGVAMIGLGESDSENKARDSIQSALRSPLLDVEFKGASSALVNVVGGPDMSIEEAEGVVEEIYDRIDPDARIIWGASVDESFSGTMETMIVVTGVESPQIYGQSDLADETGRVDNDIDYVE from the coding sequence ATGGATTCGATCATCGAGGATGCCATCGACGAGACCCCGGCGAACGACGAGCGCGACGGCCGCGAGACACCAGCGGGCGAGCGCGAGAGGGGCACGATGACCAACGAAGAGCTCGCGGGAGTCGTCGACGATCTCAAGACACAGATCACGGTGGTCGGCTGTGGCGGTGCGGGCTCGAACACCGTCACCCGGATGGACAAGGAGGGGATCCACGGCGCGAAACTGGTCGCCGCCAACACCGACGCTCAGCACCTCGTCGAACAGGTCCAGGCCGACACCAAGATCCTGATGGGCCGCGAGCGCACCGGTGGGCGTGGCGCGGGCTCAGTACCAAAAATCGGCGAGGAGGCCGCGCGTGAGACCCTGGACGACATCCGGGAGTCGATCGATGGTTCGGACATGGTCTTCGTGACGGCGGGCCTCGGCGGCGGCACCGGTACCGGTGCGGCCCCGGTGGTCGCCCAGGCCGCCCAGGAGGCGGGCGCGCTCACGATCGCGATCGCCACGATCCCGTTCACCGCGGAGGGCGAACGTCGGCGCTCGAACGCCGACGCCGGCCTCGAACGACTCCGTGCGGTCTCCGATACCGTGATCGTCGTCCCGAACGATCGGCTGCTCGAATACGCGCCGAACCTCCCGCTCCAGGACGCGTTCACGATCTGTGATCGCGTGCTGATGCGCTCGGTCAAGGGGATGACCGAACTCATCACGAAGCCCGGCCTGGTGAACGTCGACTTCGCCGACGTTCGCACCGTGATGGAGAACGGCGGCGTCGCGATGATCGGTCTCGGCGAGTCCGACTCGGAGAACAAGGCTCGCGACTCGATCCAGTCGGCGCTTCGCTCGCCGCTGCTGGATGTGGAGTTCAAGGGCGCGAGCTCCGCGCTGGTCAACGTGGTCGGCGGTCCCGACATGAGTATCGAGGAGGCAGAGGGTGTCGTCGAGGAGATCTACGACCGGATCGATCCCGACGCCCGGATCATCTGGGGCGCGTCGGTCGACGAGAGCTTCAGCGGTACGATGGAGACCATGATCGTGGTCACGGGCGTCGAGTCGCCCCAGATTTACGGCCAGTCCGACCTCGCCGACGAGACCGGCCGGGTCGACAACGACATCGACTACGTGGAGTAG
- a CDS encoding NosD domain-containing protein, with product MVTLRVAVGVLVVVLGAVTAPIGVAGAQSTTGIDSCATIDTSGTYTLTTDLSADGDECIQIVASDVTLDGDGHRITGGDSGVGVAVAGASTLSGVTVTGVETAGFTRGVLFRNVENGTIADITATGATEGITLLDTDQTTVRGNTVRTNGLGIQVKQSSDNTITENTANDNKYGLHVQRASTGNRFADNTAMNNSLWDFYSDKFTPGSDSDTTVTNLDMGPVTVDLSGTNVGVRALGVPDNAPSDQQPVGTTIRTTVYGDTGSLSLSVQYTDDDASGVSESSLALWSSDDNGNAWSKLDGSAADPEANTVSADGVPQPATIAIFGTEGSATASATPTETSTPTPTATPTPTPTATPTPTPTPTATPTPTPTATSTQTPTATQTTTATATATTTTPPETTIETTRASTTTHQPTTTTDTANASGANATETPTSSSDGPGFGPAAALLAVLAATVLAVRHDRDR from the coding sequence ATGGTAACGTTACGAGTGGCTGTCGGCGTTCTCGTCGTGGTTCTCGGTGCCGTCACGGCTCCGATCGGGGTCGCTGGCGCACAATCGACCACCGGAATCGACTCGTGTGCCACGATCGATACATCGGGAACGTACACACTCACGACGGATCTCTCGGCCGACGGCGACGAATGTATCCAGATTGTGGCGAGCGACGTTACTCTCGATGGCGACGGCCACCGGATCACGGGTGGTGATTCGGGCGTCGGCGTCGCCGTCGCAGGAGCGTCGACGCTCTCCGGCGTCACGGTCACGGGGGTGGAGACGGCGGGCTTCACCCGTGGTGTGCTCTTTCGGAACGTCGAGAACGGGACGATAGCGGACATCACCGCAACCGGCGCGACCGAGGGTATCACGCTACTTGACACCGATCAGACCACCGTTCGGGGGAACACCGTCCGGACGAACGGTCTCGGAATCCAGGTCAAACAGTCGAGCGACAACACGATCACGGAGAACACGGCAAACGACAACAAATACGGTCTGCACGTCCAGCGCGCCAGCACCGGCAATCGGTTCGCGGACAACACTGCGATGAACAACTCCCTCTGGGATTTCTACTCGGACAAGTTCACGCCGGGCAGCGATTCGGACACCACGGTGACGAACCTCGACATGGGGCCGGTGACGGTCGATCTCTCGGGGACGAACGTCGGCGTGCGCGCGCTCGGTGTCCCCGATAACGCCCCGTCCGACCAGCAACCCGTCGGGACGACCATTCGGACGACCGTTTACGGTGATACGGGGTCGCTCTCGCTCTCGGTCCAGTACACAGACGACGACGCGAGCGGCGTGAGCGAGTCCTCACTCGCACTCTGGAGTAGCGATGACAACGGCAACGCGTGGTCGAAGCTCGACGGTTCGGCAGCCGATCCGGAGGCGAACACCGTCTCCGCGGATGGCGTCCCCCAGCCCGCGACGATCGCGATCTTCGGGACGGAAGGAAGCGCGACGGCGAGCGCGACGCCGACCGAAACATCGACGCCGACACCTACTGCGACACCGACGCCAACCCCGACTGCAACGCCGACACCAACACCAACTCCGACCGCGACACCGACACCAACACCCACCGCAACGTCGACGCAAACGCCGACCGCCACGCAGACGACGACCGCAACCGCCACGGCAACCACGACAACACCACCGGAAACGACGATCGAGACGACACGCGCATCGACGACGACTCACCAGCCGACGACCACGACGGATACGGCGAACGCCAGCGGCGCGAATGCGACCGAAACGCCGACATCGTCGAGTGATGGTCCGGGATTCGGCCCCGCCGCAGCGCTGCTCGCGGTGCTCGCAGCCACCGTGCTTGCAGTTCGACACGACCGAGACCGCTGA
- a CDS encoding protein translocase SEC61 complex subunit gamma: MDIKYDLSSYTRVLKLASTPDWEEFSQIALIAGAGIVLVGILGFLIALVMGFVPGGL; encoded by the coding sequence ATGGACATCAAGTACGACCTTTCGAGCTATACGCGAGTGTTGAAACTCGCCAGCACCCCCGACTGGGAGGAGTTCTCACAAATCGCGCTCATCGCGGGTGCGGGGATCGTCCTCGTGGGCATCCTCGGGTTCCTGATCGCCCTCGTGATGGGCTTCGTGCCGGGAGGACTCTGA
- a CDS encoding transcription elongation factor Spt5: protein MSVYAVKTTASQERTVADMIMNREENDIHAALAPDSLTSYVMVEADDHAILERVLDEIPHARNLVPGESSIAEVEHFLSPKPDVEGIAESDIVELIAGPFKGEKAQVQRIDEGKDQVTVELYEATVPIPVTVRGDQIRVLDSEER, encoded by the coding sequence ATGAGCGTGTACGCCGTGAAGACCACCGCGAGCCAGGAGCGTACGGTGGCGGATATGATCATGAACCGCGAAGAAAACGACATCCACGCCGCGCTCGCGCCCGACTCGCTCACGAGCTACGTGATGGTCGAGGCCGACGACCACGCGATCCTCGAACGCGTGCTCGACGAGATCCCCCACGCCAGAAATCTCGTGCCGGGCGAGTCCTCGATCGCGGAGGTCGAACACTTCCTCTCGCCGAAACCCGACGTCGAGGGGATCGCCGAAAGCGACATCGTCGAGCTCATCGCCGGCCCGTTCAAGGGCGAGAAGGCCCAGGTCCAGCGCATCGACGAGGGCAAAGACCAGGTGACGGTCGAACTCTACGAGGCGACCGTTCCGATCCCCGTCACGGTCCGTGGCGACCAGATCCGCGTGTTGGACTCGGAAGAACGCTGA
- a CDS encoding erythromycin esterase family protein, producing the protein MTNDTTTDEPDESTDDRRNELAAVADRLADRATTIETTDPTADLTDLEPIGDALAGARIVGLGEATHGTREFFRLKHRLVRGLVERQGLRLFAIEANLPETLAMNDYVLHGEGTPEEALDGMYFWTWNTESVVALAEWLRGFNEGRPLDDRVRFHGIDAQYTSGAVGRLDAFLATADPDLRAAVDADLAAADDKGETTEEHMSAHDPDATDRLIERLTTAFDERTPAYAAATSERTTVLARRCLDTIEQARARRVAYESESQEAAMRVREAAMADNVDWLLDRESSDRLALWAHDSHLCRTENHAKRFGAVASLGNRLADRYGEDYYPLGFDFLGGEFRAIGVRLTEDSERATWSLDEPPADSVTRAFAAIGAELAFLDFGTLDAQERAWFDEPRAKRELGAVYYGSDGPADDAADGQATHNEWRSLTEAFDGLVFVRETTATRPPE; encoded by the coding sequence ATGACGAACGACACAACTACCGACGAACCGGACGAATCGACCGACGACCGACGGAACGAACTGGCCGCCGTCGCGGACCGACTCGCCGACCGAGCGACGACGATCGAAACCACCGATCCCACGGCCGATCTCACGGACCTAGAACCGATCGGTGACGCGCTTGCCGGCGCACGTATCGTTGGGCTCGGCGAAGCCACCCACGGAACGCGGGAGTTCTTTCGACTGAAACACCGGCTCGTCCGCGGCCTCGTCGAGCGGCAGGGTCTCCGGCTGTTCGCCATCGAGGCGAACCTGCCCGAGACGCTCGCGATGAACGACTACGTACTCCACGGCGAGGGTACACCGGAGGAAGCACTCGACGGGATGTACTTCTGGACGTGGAACACCGAATCGGTCGTCGCGCTCGCCGAGTGGCTCCGCGGGTTCAACGAGGGACGACCGCTCGACGATCGGGTGCGCTTCCACGGTATCGACGCACAGTACACCTCGGGCGCGGTCGGACGACTTGACGCGTTCCTCGCCACGGCCGACCCCGATCTGCGCGCCGCGGTAGACGCGGATCTCGCCGCGGCAGATGACAAGGGTGAGACCACCGAGGAGCACATGAGCGCCCACGATCCAGACGCCACGGACCGACTGATAGAACGGCTCACGACTGCCTTCGACGAGCGGACCCCGGCGTACGCCGCCGCGACGAGCGAGCGGACGACCGTCCTCGCCCGCCGGTGTCTCGATACCATCGAGCAAGCGCGGGCCCGACGGGTCGCCTACGAGAGCGAGAGTCAGGAGGCCGCAATGCGGGTCCGCGAAGCGGCGATGGCGGATAACGTCGACTGGCTCCTCGACCGCGAATCCTCCGACCGGCTGGCGCTGTGGGCCCACGACAGTCATCTCTGCCGGACGGAAAACCACGCCAAGCGGTTCGGTGCGGTGGCGTCGCTCGGGAACCGTCTCGCCGATCGGTACGGCGAGGACTACTACCCGCTCGGGTTCGACTTCCTCGGCGGCGAGTTTCGCGCTATCGGTGTTCGACTGACCGAGGACAGCGAGCGTGCCACGTGGTCACTTGACGAGCCGCCGGCCGATTCGGTGACACGTGCGTTCGCTGCGATCGGCGCGGAGCTGGCGTTTCTCGATTTCGGCACGCTCGACGCCCAGGAACGGGCGTGGTTCGACGAGCCGCGTGCCAAGCGTGAACTCGGGGCCGTCTACTACGGTTCTGACGGGCCGGCCGACGACGCGGCGGACGGTCAGGCGACACACAACGAGTGGCGATCGCTCACCGAGGCGTTCGACGGACTCGTGTTTGTCCGCGAGACGACGGCGACACGGCCGCCGGAGTAA
- a CDS encoding PHP-associated domain-containing protein: MSESRIDVHVKVLDQRVVRRAKRYGLDVVVYAPHFTRLPEIRARARAFSDDDLLVVPGRELFTGSWRDRQHVLAIGLADPVPDFLTLDGTMAELRRQNAAVLVPHPEFLNVGLDAAAIDRHRATIDAVEIDNAKYWPHHARRAREIADRFALPAFGSSYAHRRGTVGEIWTAFDESIETEADLVAAFTEDAPRRVQQRRGAIHCIRRAAEFAHLGYENSWGKFDRLVLPGQTATHPQREHYEGRFDELSVY; encoded by the coding sequence GTGAGCGAGTCCCGCATCGACGTCCACGTCAAAGTCCTCGATCAGCGAGTGGTCCGCCGGGCCAAACGCTACGGTCTCGACGTCGTGGTGTACGCGCCGCATTTCACCCGCCTGCCCGAGATTCGGGCCAGAGCCCGCGCGTTTTCCGACGACGATCTGCTGGTGGTGCCGGGTCGGGAACTGTTCACCGGGTCGTGGCGGGATCGCCAGCACGTGCTCGCCATCGGCCTTGCCGATCCAGTACCCGACTTCCTCACGCTCGATGGAACGATGGCCGAACTCCGCCGCCAGAACGCGGCGGTGTTGGTCCCCCATCCCGAGTTCCTGAACGTGGGCCTCGACGCTGCCGCCATCGATCGCCACCGCGCGACCATCGACGCCGTCGAGATCGACAACGCAAAATACTGGCCGCATCACGCCCGGCGGGCGCGCGAGATCGCCGATCGGTTCGCACTCCCCGCCTTCGGCTCGTCGTACGCCCACCGTCGCGGGACCGTCGGCGAGATCTGGACCGCGTTCGACGAGTCGATCGAGACCGAGGCCGACCTCGTGGCGGCGTTTACCGAAGACGCGCCACGCCGAGTTCAGCAACGTCGTGGCGCGATCCATTGCATCCGGCGGGCAGCGGAGTTCGCCCATCTCGGCTACGAGAACTCGTGGGGGAAGTTCGATCGACTCGTCCTCCCCGGCCAAACGGCGACCCATCCGCAGCGCGAGCACTACGAAGGTCGGTTCGACGAGCTGTCCGTTTACTGA
- a CDS encoding PGF-CTERM sorting domain-containing protein, whose product MGSSKHAVVVACLVLVASVAGVVGVAPVGTASAQSGGGPIPIDSCRTIADDGSYVLTENVTNSSADTCIQILSSDVVFDGGGHTIDAGPNAASNATNGTNGTASVGVRVNNSLTTTANVTVRNVTTTDWTSGVAYRDVNGGVIQDVNASANARNGVQLVGSDDTRLESVTAVNNSRWSLYTAGNATNTQATNLTTRSATVSFTASDVAFTGVSNPPLGTENRTNVGQFLGAVATAPNASLELAVPYTDETVTSANITERSIRLWNYDGTWQQVPGVNYVNLTSNRVVATVPSPENASVLAPLGKTETPTPTPTPTATATPTPTATETTIATPTTTTGGSDESGGTTATNGTANESGDNSGAFGPGFGTSAAIAALLGAAVLALRRR is encoded by the coding sequence ATGGGTTCATCGAAACACGCTGTGGTCGTCGCCTGCCTCGTCCTCGTGGCGTCGGTCGCGGGTGTCGTCGGCGTCGCACCCGTCGGCACCGCGAGCGCCCAGTCCGGGGGCGGCCCGATCCCGATCGATTCCTGTCGGACGATCGCCGACGACGGCAGCTACGTTCTCACCGAAAACGTCACGAACAGCTCCGCCGACACCTGCATCCAGATCCTGTCGAGCGACGTCGTCTTCGACGGCGGCGGTCACACGATCGATGCCGGGCCGAACGCGGCCTCGAACGCCACTAACGGAACGAACGGGACGGCAAGCGTCGGTGTCCGAGTCAACAACTCGCTCACGACGACCGCGAACGTCACCGTCCGAAACGTGACGACGACCGACTGGACGTCCGGGGTCGCCTACCGCGACGTGAACGGCGGAGTCATTCAGGACGTCAACGCGAGCGCGAACGCCCGCAACGGGGTCCAGCTCGTGGGATCGGACGACACACGGCTCGAAAGCGTCACCGCGGTCAACAACAGCCGATGGAGCCTCTACACCGCAGGCAACGCCACGAACACCCAAGCGACGAACCTCACGACCCGCTCGGCGACGGTTTCGTTCACCGCGAGCGACGTCGCATTCACGGGCGTCTCCAACCCGCCGCTCGGCACCGAAAACCGAACGAACGTCGGCCAGTTCCTCGGTGCGGTCGCCACCGCGCCGAACGCCTCGCTCGAACTCGCCGTCCCCTACACCGACGAGACCGTTACCAGTGCGAACATCACCGAGCGATCGATCCGACTATGGAACTACGACGGCACCTGGCAGCAGGTTCCCGGCGTGAACTACGTCAACCTCACCAGCAACCGCGTCGTGGCGACCGTCCCATCCCCGGAGAACGCGTCGGTCCTCGCGCCGCTGGGCAAGACTGAGACCCCGACCCCAACACCAACGCCGACGGCGACCGCGACGCCGACGCCAACAGCAACGGAGACGACGATCGCCACACCGACCACGACGACGGGTGGGAGTGACGAATCGGGCGGGACGACCGCAACGAACGGAACCGCCAACGAATCCGGGGACAACAGTGGCGCGTTCGGCCCCGGATTCGGGACGAGCGCCGCCATCGCCGCCCTCCTCGGAGCCGCCGTCCTCGCGCTTCGCCGCCGCTAG